From the Candidatus Brocadiia bacterium genome, one window contains:
- a CDS encoding ATPase, T2SS/T4P/T4SS family: MVGENKKRFGEILKEMKLITAEQLEAALKEQKTTPDKKIGQILVAKAIITPGQVTAVLSRQTGLKFVRISSGTITPEIIKAIPSNIAVEYKVIPIKKEGKVLTLAVIEPPDIFALDNLRFALNAEIDCVLATEEEINMALGKYYAKSIDDFGKLVGEASGDVTERGNKEDRADMSADDAPVIKLVNTFVSEAVKTRASDIHLESMEDSVRIRYRIDGICREIETLPKRLQAPVLSRIKLMAGMDISEKRKPQDGRIPISVDGRDFDIRASALPSTHGESIVLRLLEKQSVITLESLGFHPDDYTRFKAIIKKPSGVFLITGPTGSGKTTTLYAALKELNKPNVKIITAEDPVEYVMPGINQSQVRKDIGLTFAAIIRSMLRQAPNIILVGEIRDMETAETAIQAALTGHLVFSTLHTNDACSAVTRLLDMGTKPFLVASAVQAIMAQRLIRLLCPKCKSPQEPSEGDLAALGLKPKDVKGRVIYKAVGCPECGNEGYRGRKGIYELLEINSAIRDLIFKRSSTAKIFEQAKLTGMVTLLEDGVRKIVEGLTSVEEILLMTKREDISY; the protein is encoded by the coding sequence ATGGTAGGCGAGAATAAAAAACGGTTTGGGGAAATCCTCAAGGAGATGAAGCTGATTACGGCTGAACAGCTCGAGGCCGCCCTGAAGGAGCAGAAAACGACACCGGATAAAAAAATAGGCCAGATCCTGGTAGCCAAGGCCATAATCACCCCGGGCCAGGTTACGGCCGTGCTTTCACGCCAGACCGGATTGAAGTTCGTCCGGATTTCATCAGGCACCATAACACCGGAGATAATCAAGGCCATTCCCTCTAACATCGCCGTGGAATACAAGGTCATTCCGATTAAGAAGGAAGGCAAGGTTTTGACCTTGGCCGTGATTGAGCCGCCCGATATTTTCGCCTTGGACAACCTGCGTTTTGCCCTTAACGCCGAAATCGATTGCGTCCTGGCTACCGAAGAAGAGATTAACATGGCGCTGGGCAAGTATTACGCCAAGAGCATTGATGATTTCGGCAAGCTCGTCGGCGAAGCGTCCGGCGATGTTACCGAGCGGGGCAACAAGGAAGACCGTGCCGATATGTCGGCCGACGACGCGCCGGTTATCAAGCTGGTTAACACCTTCGTTTCCGAAGCAGTCAAGACCAGGGCCAGCGATATTCATCTGGAATCGATGGAAGACTCCGTCCGCATCCGCTACCGTATTGACGGCATCTGCCGCGAGATCGAGACTTTGCCTAAACGGCTTCAGGCGCCGGTACTGTCGCGCATCAAGCTTATGGCCGGGATGGATATATCCGAGAAGCGTAAGCCGCAGGACGGCCGCATTCCCATCAGCGTTGACGGGCGCGACTTCGATATCCGCGCCTCGGCCTTGCCCTCCACCCACGGCGAAAGCATCGTCCTCAGGTTGCTGGAAAAACAGTCAGTCATCACTCTGGAAAGCCTCGGTTTCCATCCGGATGATTATACCAGATTCAAAGCCATCATTAAAAAACCCAGCGGCGTGTTCCTGATTACCGGGCCGACCGGTTCAGGCAAGACCACTACCCTTTACGCCGCGCTTAAGGAACTCAATAAGCCCAACGTTAAAATAATCACCGCCGAAGACCCGGTCGAATACGTCATGCCCGGCATCAATCAGTCCCAGGTCCGCAAGGACATCGGGCTGACCTTTGCCGCTATCATCAGGTCGATGCTCAGGCAGGCGCCCAATATCATACTGGTCGGCGAAATCCGCGACATGGAAACGGCTGAAACCGCCATCCAAGCCGCATTGACCGGCCACCTGGTATTCAGCACGCTCCATACCAACGACGCCTGCTCGGCCGTGACCAGGCTTTTGGATATGGGCACCAAGCCGTTCCTGGTCGCCTCGGCGGTTCAGGCCATTATGGCCCAGCGGCTGATCCGGTTGCTCTGTCCTAAATGTAAATCGCCCCAGGAGCCAAGCGAAGGCGATTTGGCCGCACTGGGATTGAAACCCAAAGACGTCAAGGGTCGCGTCATATATAAAGCCGTCGGATGCCCGGAATGCGGTAATGAAGGATATAGGGGGCGCAAAGGTATTTACGAGCTCCTGGAAATAAACTCCGCCATCCGCGACCTGATTTTTAAGCGCTCATCAACAGCCAAAATATTCGAACAGGCCAAGCTGACCGGCATGGTTACCCTGCTCGAAGACGGCGTCAGGAAGATTGTCGAAGGGCTGACCTCGGTCGAGGAAATACTCCTGATGACCAAGCGAGAAGACATCTCTTATTAA
- a CDS encoding FAD-dependent oxidoreductase: MPKRIVIIGGGTAGASAALAARKSDRQAVITVLSREAYPTYSRCGLPFAIGGVIPALENLVVFPEKVFAAQKIDLKLNTEVTKLNVQTKEVTYRQADKDGIINYDALIITSGSVPSVPGPLLKVLGSRRYFVLRTIDDARRIMAQAASAKSALIIGASFIGLETAEALKEKYKLDVTLIEQFRVLWRMLDVDTSKLVYDHLVAHGIKVRENETLSDLSAVPESAVIIVSAGIRPETAIFKEAGIEVGPSGGIKTNEYLQTNFPDIYTAGDCAESVSGATGEPLLIGLGTIAARQGVAAGINASLPADSIDRKTVPIILNASVLKLLGREIGSAGFTEEYFKKTGKISTASGTIKFLSLPHYYPGGSDVHVKLIADRSTGAIVGGQVLGQSAVGARVNMISLMIENRMTVSDVLRSDFCYSPPVADIWEPITIAAQALERVIKAKKI; encoded by the coding sequence ATGCCCAAGCGAATAGTCATCATCGGTGGCGGCACGGCCGGGGCTTCGGCCGCGCTGGCGGCGCGCAAGTCGGACCGTCAGGCGGTAATCACCGTATTGTCGCGAGAAGCATATCCGACCTATTCCCGGTGCGGACTGCCCTTCGCCATCGGCGGCGTGATACCGGCACTGGAAAACCTGGTGGTCTTCCCGGAGAAGGTCTTTGCCGCCCAGAAGATAGATCTCAAGCTCAATACCGAGGTGACCAAACTCAACGTCCAAACCAAAGAGGTCACCTATCGCCAGGCCGATAAAGACGGTATCATCAACTATGACGCATTGATTATCACCAGCGGTTCGGTGCCATCAGTGCCCGGGCCGTTGCTAAAGGTCTTGGGCAGCCGCAGGTATTTCGTCCTGCGCACCATAGACGACGCCCGGCGGATAATGGCCCAGGCGGCCAGCGCCAAGTCGGCGCTCATCATCGGCGCCAGTTTTATCGGGTTGGAAACAGCCGAGGCGCTCAAGGAAAAATACAAGCTCGATGTCACGCTTATCGAACAGTTCCGCGTGCTTTGGCGGATGCTTGACGTTGACACCAGCAAGCTGGTCTACGACCACCTGGTGGCGCATGGCATTAAGGTCAGGGAAAACGAGACCTTGAGCGACCTGTCCGCCGTTCCGGAATCAGCCGTTATCATCGTCTCGGCCGGCATCAGGCCCGAGACCGCTATTTTCAAGGAGGCCGGCATAGAGGTCGGCCCGTCCGGCGGCATCAAGACCAACGAATATTTACAGACCAACTTTCCGGACATCTATACGGCCGGCGACTGCGCCGAGTCGGTTTCCGGCGCCACCGGCGAACCGCTGCTTATCGGCCTGGGCACTATCGCCGCCCGCCAGGGCGTGGCGGCCGGGATTAACGCCAGCTTGCCGGCCGACAGCATCGACCGGAAAACCGTCCCGATTATACTCAATGCATCGGTGCTGAAACTATTAGGCCGGGAAATCGGCAGCGCTGGATTTACTGAAGAATACTTTAAGAAAACCGGGAAGATAAGTACGGCCTCTGGCACCATTAAATTTCTGTCCTTGCCGCATTATTATCCTGGCGGCAGCGACGTTCACGTCAAGCTTATCGCCGACAGGTCCACCGGCGCGATAGTCGGCGGGCAGGTGTTGGGCCAGTCGGCCGTCGGCGCCAGGGTCAATATGATTTCGCTGATGATAGAAAACCGGATGACCGTGTCGGATGTTCTCCGGAGCGATTTCTGCTACTCCCCGCCGGTGGCTGACATCTGGGAGCCGATAACCATCGCCGCCCAGGCGCTGGAGCGGGTTATAAAAGCTAAAAAGATTTGA